The following coding sequences are from one Neodiprion lecontei isolate iyNeoLeco1 chromosome 7, iyNeoLeco1.1, whole genome shotgun sequence window:
- the LOC107223501 gene encoding PAX3- and PAX7-binding protein 1 isoform X1 has protein sequence MSLFNKPKRNIRRRPFNEDDEDNENRMDSNEDSQSSKLKPKKKDKPKQTLLSFGEELDEADDGEVFKVKKSSRSKKLMKQLDHERKKKKGEEKMQVDSEQANMSVKQEKDLEIKTDDLVVKIKNTNPLILNGRAALVAGKDDYTSEEEEDDASNHKFRKNTDRADTMKILLESGCIPDAAMIHAARKRRQKARELGGEFIPIEEQREEKGKSRLVREEDHDRSDDEDSQDRIDMTVNTDARDKEKRREAFFASQLREKCTVSDNESEHGNEEEEWEAQQIRKGVTGAQIAAAQQDSMLQQQYSMGINVGQIIAPGLPLEMAMMPAPPPPPSLHPPDPTKIVPVTPQEVANKMRGRLESLREVCRRHLLDRDRVIEELIQTHKELEEGEARAPQLAQRFRYYQELRGYVTDLVECLDEKLPLVIGLESRWLDLYGERSAELMERRRQDTRDQAEEITSASRSQGTLRRGVEDETRIRRATEREGRRARRRRARELASTLPKHIDGMSSDDEVTEQQNLAFKQERDDIDNECSDVFSDVVDEFCTVRGILSKLEQWRETDIVAYTEAYVPLCIPKIICPIIRLQLVTWNPIMESVDLERTKWYNTLLLYALDNKETEDSLKSDPDVRLVPFAIEKIVLPKLTLIVEKIWDPMSTSQTLRLVGTVSRLIRDYPNLTDQSKPLLTLFTAILDKMKLAVENDVFIPIFPKQLLDTKHQFFQRQFSMAVKLLRNLLSWQGLIGDTPLKNLALGSLLNRYLLAGLRVSSAIDALTKANMIMSTLPRAWLQGETIDHLKMFAVLIQQLSEQLDQANPSHNEAWEYSKSILKIIKPS, from the exons atgtcGCTGTTCAATAAACCGAAAAGGAACATTCGGCGGCGGCCTTTTAACGAGGATGATGAAGATAACGAAAACCGCATGGATTCAAACGAGGATTCACAATCCTCGAAACTTAAACCCAAGAAGAAGGATAAACCTAAACAAACGCTCCTCAGCTTCGGAGAGGAGCTTGATGAAG CCGACGACGGAGAAGTATTTAAAGTGAAGAAATCGTCAAGAAGCAAAAAGCTGATGAAACAGCTTGACCACgagcggaaaaaaaagaaaggtgaAGAGAAAATGCAAGTGGACTCTGAGCAAGCGAACATGTCCGTTAAACAGGAAAAAGATTTAGAAATAAAGACAGACGATCTAGTA gtgaaaataaaaaataccaatccactgATATTGAATGGAAGAGCTGCCCTCGTCGCTGGCAAAGATGACTATACGTCCGAAGAGGAGGAAGATGATGCGAGTAAtcataaatttcgaaaaaatacaGACAGAGCTGACACCATGAAGATACTTCTGGAGA GTGGATGTATACCCGACGCTGCAATGATTCATGCCGCACGAAAACGTAGGCAAAAAGCAAGGGAATTAGGGGGCGAATTCATACCTATAGAGGAGCAGAG GGAAGAGAAAGGAAAATCCAGACTTGTCAGGGAAGAAGATCATGACAGAAGCGATGATGAAGATTCTCAAGATCGAATCGACATGACAGTAAATACAGACGCACGTGACAAAGAGAAAAGGCGGGAAGCTTTTTTCGCTTCTCAACTTCGAGAGAAAT GTACAGTTTCAGATAATGAAAGTGAGCATGGTAACGAGGAGGAAGAATGGGAAGCACAACAAATCAGGAAAGGTGTAACCGGAGCTCAG ATCGCTGCTGCCCAGCAAGATTCGATGCTTCAACAACAATATTCGATGGGTATAAATGTTGGGCAAATAATCGCGCCAGGATTACCTCTCGAAATGGCGATGATGCCAGCTCCGCCACCTCCGCCTTCCTTACATCCGCCGGATCCCACAAAAATCGTACCTGTTACTCCGCAAGAAGTTGCCAATAAAATGCGTGGAAG GCTGGAGAGTCTGCGAGAGGTGTGCAGACGTCATCTTCTAGATCGGGATCGGGTAATCGAGGAATTGATACAAACTCACAAGGAACTGGAGGAAGGTGAAGCACGAGCGCCACAACTTGCACAGCGCTTCAGATATTACCAAGAGTTGCGTGGGTATGTCACTGACTTGGTAGAGTGTCTTGATGAGAAG CTGCCTCTGGTGATCGGATTGGAATCACGCTGGCTAGATCTTTATGGAGAACGTTCAGCGGAGCTGATGGAGAGGCGGAGACAAGATACTCGCGATCAAGCCGAAGAGATCACTTCTGCCTCCA gGAGTCAAGGAACTCTCAGAAGAGGCGTTGAAGATGAAACAAGAATCCGACGAGCTACAGAGAGGGAAGGTAGAAGAGCTCGTCGGAGACGAGCTAGAGAATTAGCATCCACCTTGCCGAAACACATTGACGGTATGTCAAGTGATGACGAAGTTACCGAGCAGCAAAATCTTGCATTTAAGCAGGAAAGAG acGATATCGACAATGAGTGCAGTGATGTATTTTCAGACGTTGTTGACGAATTTTGTACAGTTCGTGGAATTCTATCAAAATTAGAACAATGGCGAGAGACTGACATAGTCGCTTACACCGAAGCTTATGTTCCTCTTTGTATACCCAAGATTATATGTCCAATTATAAGGCTGCAACTTGTTACCTGGAATCCAATCATG GAAAGCGTTGACTTGGAAAGAACAAAGTGGTACAACACGTTGCTCCTCTATGCACTGGACAATAAAGAAACAGAAGACAGTTTGAAAAGTGATCCTGATGTCAGGCTGGTTCCATTTgcaatcgaaaaaattgttctccCGAAACTTACAC TGATTGTCGAAAAAATCTGGGACCCCATGTCGACGTCTCAGACTCTGAGATTAGTAGGCACAGTGAGCCGTTTAATCAGAGATTATCCGAACCTTACCGATCAAAGCAAACCATTACTAACGCTTTTCACAGCCATCTTAGACAAGATGAAACTGGCTGTAGAGAACGATGTATTTATACCAATATTCCCAAAGCA GCTTTTAGATACTaaacatcaatttttccaaagaCAATTCTCAATGGCAGTTAAACTGCTCCGCAATTTGCTTAGCTGGCAAGGACTGATCGGAGATACTCCGTTGAAAAACTTGGCTCTGGGATCACTGTTGAATCGGTATCTTTTAGCTGGTTTAAGAGTGTCGTCCGCAATTGATGCCCTTACCAAAGCTAACATG ATAATGAGCACTCTTCCACGGGCTTGGCTACAGGGTGAAACAATAGATCATCTGAAAATGTTTGCCGTTCTCATTCAGCAGCTCAGTGAACAACTGGATCAAGCCAATCCAAGCCATAA TGAGGCGTGGGAATATTCTAAGTCGATcctgaaaataatcaaacctTCATAG
- the LOC107223501 gene encoding PAX3- and PAX7-binding protein 1 isoform X2: MSLFNKPKRNIRRRPFNEDDEDNENRMDSNEDSQSSKLKPKKKDKPKQTLLSFGEELDEADDGEVFKVKKSSRSKKLMKQLDHERKKKKGEEKMQVDSEQANMSVKQEKDLEIKTDDLVVKIKNTNPLILNGRAALVAGKDDYTSEEEEDDASNHKFRKNTDRADTMKILLESGCIPDAAMIHAARKRRQKARELGGEFIPIEEQREEKGKSRLVREEDHDRSDDEDSQDRIDMTVNTDARDKEKRREAFFASQLREKFSDNESEHGNEEEEWEAQQIRKGVTGAQIAAAQQDSMLQQQYSMGINVGQIIAPGLPLEMAMMPAPPPPPSLHPPDPTKIVPVTPQEVANKMRGRLESLREVCRRHLLDRDRVIEELIQTHKELEEGEARAPQLAQRFRYYQELRGYVTDLVECLDEKLPLVIGLESRWLDLYGERSAELMERRRQDTRDQAEEITSASRSQGTLRRGVEDETRIRRATEREGRRARRRRARELASTLPKHIDGMSSDDEVTEQQNLAFKQERDDIDNECSDVFSDVVDEFCTVRGILSKLEQWRETDIVAYTEAYVPLCIPKIICPIIRLQLVTWNPIMESVDLERTKWYNTLLLYALDNKETEDSLKSDPDVRLVPFAIEKIVLPKLTLIVEKIWDPMSTSQTLRLVGTVSRLIRDYPNLTDQSKPLLTLFTAILDKMKLAVENDVFIPIFPKQLLDTKHQFFQRQFSMAVKLLRNLLSWQGLIGDTPLKNLALGSLLNRYLLAGLRVSSAIDALTKANMIMSTLPRAWLQGETIDHLKMFAVLIQQLSEQLDQANPSHNEAWEYSKSILKIIKPS; this comes from the exons atgtcGCTGTTCAATAAACCGAAAAGGAACATTCGGCGGCGGCCTTTTAACGAGGATGATGAAGATAACGAAAACCGCATGGATTCAAACGAGGATTCACAATCCTCGAAACTTAAACCCAAGAAGAAGGATAAACCTAAACAAACGCTCCTCAGCTTCGGAGAGGAGCTTGATGAAG CCGACGACGGAGAAGTATTTAAAGTGAAGAAATCGTCAAGAAGCAAAAAGCTGATGAAACAGCTTGACCACgagcggaaaaaaaagaaaggtgaAGAGAAAATGCAAGTGGACTCTGAGCAAGCGAACATGTCCGTTAAACAGGAAAAAGATTTAGAAATAAAGACAGACGATCTAGTA gtgaaaataaaaaataccaatccactgATATTGAATGGAAGAGCTGCCCTCGTCGCTGGCAAAGATGACTATACGTCCGAAGAGGAGGAAGATGATGCGAGTAAtcataaatttcgaaaaaatacaGACAGAGCTGACACCATGAAGATACTTCTGGAGA GTGGATGTATACCCGACGCTGCAATGATTCATGCCGCACGAAAACGTAGGCAAAAAGCAAGGGAATTAGGGGGCGAATTCATACCTATAGAGGAGCAGAG GGAAGAGAAAGGAAAATCCAGACTTGTCAGGGAAGAAGATCATGACAGAAGCGATGATGAAGATTCTCAAGATCGAATCGACATGACAGTAAATACAGACGCACGTGACAAAGAGAAAAGGCGGGAAGCTTTTTTCGCTTCTCAACTTCGAGAGAAAT TTTCAGATAATGAAAGTGAGCATGGTAACGAGGAGGAAGAATGGGAAGCACAACAAATCAGGAAAGGTGTAACCGGAGCTCAG ATCGCTGCTGCCCAGCAAGATTCGATGCTTCAACAACAATATTCGATGGGTATAAATGTTGGGCAAATAATCGCGCCAGGATTACCTCTCGAAATGGCGATGATGCCAGCTCCGCCACCTCCGCCTTCCTTACATCCGCCGGATCCCACAAAAATCGTACCTGTTACTCCGCAAGAAGTTGCCAATAAAATGCGTGGAAG GCTGGAGAGTCTGCGAGAGGTGTGCAGACGTCATCTTCTAGATCGGGATCGGGTAATCGAGGAATTGATACAAACTCACAAGGAACTGGAGGAAGGTGAAGCACGAGCGCCACAACTTGCACAGCGCTTCAGATATTACCAAGAGTTGCGTGGGTATGTCACTGACTTGGTAGAGTGTCTTGATGAGAAG CTGCCTCTGGTGATCGGATTGGAATCACGCTGGCTAGATCTTTATGGAGAACGTTCAGCGGAGCTGATGGAGAGGCGGAGACAAGATACTCGCGATCAAGCCGAAGAGATCACTTCTGCCTCCA gGAGTCAAGGAACTCTCAGAAGAGGCGTTGAAGATGAAACAAGAATCCGACGAGCTACAGAGAGGGAAGGTAGAAGAGCTCGTCGGAGACGAGCTAGAGAATTAGCATCCACCTTGCCGAAACACATTGACGGTATGTCAAGTGATGACGAAGTTACCGAGCAGCAAAATCTTGCATTTAAGCAGGAAAGAG acGATATCGACAATGAGTGCAGTGATGTATTTTCAGACGTTGTTGACGAATTTTGTACAGTTCGTGGAATTCTATCAAAATTAGAACAATGGCGAGAGACTGACATAGTCGCTTACACCGAAGCTTATGTTCCTCTTTGTATACCCAAGATTATATGTCCAATTATAAGGCTGCAACTTGTTACCTGGAATCCAATCATG GAAAGCGTTGACTTGGAAAGAACAAAGTGGTACAACACGTTGCTCCTCTATGCACTGGACAATAAAGAAACAGAAGACAGTTTGAAAAGTGATCCTGATGTCAGGCTGGTTCCATTTgcaatcgaaaaaattgttctccCGAAACTTACAC TGATTGTCGAAAAAATCTGGGACCCCATGTCGACGTCTCAGACTCTGAGATTAGTAGGCACAGTGAGCCGTTTAATCAGAGATTATCCGAACCTTACCGATCAAAGCAAACCATTACTAACGCTTTTCACAGCCATCTTAGACAAGATGAAACTGGCTGTAGAGAACGATGTATTTATACCAATATTCCCAAAGCA GCTTTTAGATACTaaacatcaatttttccaaagaCAATTCTCAATGGCAGTTAAACTGCTCCGCAATTTGCTTAGCTGGCAAGGACTGATCGGAGATACTCCGTTGAAAAACTTGGCTCTGGGATCACTGTTGAATCGGTATCTTTTAGCTGGTTTAAGAGTGTCGTCCGCAATTGATGCCCTTACCAAAGCTAACATG ATAATGAGCACTCTTCCACGGGCTTGGCTACAGGGTGAAACAATAGATCATCTGAAAATGTTTGCCGTTCTCATTCAGCAGCTCAGTGAACAACTGGATCAAGCCAATCCAAGCCATAA TGAGGCGTGGGAATATTCTAAGTCGATcctgaaaataatcaaacctTCATAG